ACGGATGAAAGATGGCCTTGCGCCAAAATCGCCCGTTCTGTTCTCTCTCATCGACGTTCTCTCCTAGGAGAGCGTCAGGGCCCAATCCTCGATGCCTTCGGCCAGATCGGGTACGCCGGGGCCGAAGCGGCTGGCGCCCAGCCAGTGCAGATTTGGGGGCAGGTCGGCCACCACCTGGCGCACGCGTTGAACATGGCCCGGCTCCAGCAGGGGGAAGGCGCCGGGGCAGTCCTCGCGGCGGGTCTGCAGCGGCTCGGGCAGTTCCGGCAGCCAGCGGCGCAGCTCCGCGAACACGCCGGGCCAGTGGTTCAGATCGGGCGCCACCGGAAAGGCGCCGCCCAGGTAGGTGCGCAGCTGCAGCAGACCCGGCACGCCCCGGGGATCGTCCGCCGCCAGCGACACCACGCCCAGGAGGCCGCGGCCTTCTGGCGGATGGAGGAGCAGGCTGAAGCCCCGTTCCCAGCCGGGGACCAGGCGATGGCGGCTGTGCCAGACCTGCAGGTTGAGCTGGGGGATGCCTTCCAGCCACGCTGCGGCCCGAGGCGCCAAGTCACGGAGCAGGCCCCCGGCAACCGGGGCCGGGAGGGCCAGCACCACTGCATCGGCCTCGCGGCTGGAAGCCTCGCCGACGATGCGCCAGCGGCCATCGGGCAGGGCTTCCAGCGCCCGCACAGCCTGGTTTGTCTGTACGTCCCCGACAGAGGCGGCGAGGGCCTGGGCCAGGGAACCTGTGCCGCCCACGGGCCTTTGCGTGTGCTCGGGGCCAAGGCGAAGGGCGCCGAGCAGCAGGCCACCGTGGGCCTCGAGGCGGCGCAACCGGGGCAGGGCGGCCACGGCGATGCGTTCCGGCGATGCGGCCAGCACGCCTGCCACCAGCGCGGGCAGCAGCTCCCGGGCAAAGCCCTCACCCAGGCGTCGGGCGAAGAAATCCTGCAGGGTTTCGTCTGCAGTGTCGCCCTTGGCTATGAAAGGCTCCGCGAACAGCCGCAACTTGGCCGCCAGGTTCAGGTCGCGGCTGTGCAACAGGCCAGCCAAGGTGACAGGGCTGAGCTGGCGCCGCCCGCCCTTGCCCAGCCAGCGCGGGCCCTTGGGGGCGGAAGGGAGGAAGCTCAGGCTCAGCTCCCGCGCCAGGCGATCCAGCGCGCCGCCCTGGCGGATCAGCAGTCCCTGCGGGCCCTGTTCCAGGCCGCCCGGTTCGCCTTCCGGGCCAGGCCAGGACAGGGTTTGGGCCCAGCCGCCCACGGCGGCGGAGGCCTCCCACAGCGCGACCTCCAGGCCGCGTCGCTGCAGGTGCCACGCCGCAAGCAGACCGGAAAGGCCGCCGCCGATGATGAGGATGCGCCGCCTAGGTCCCATGCTGCTGCGCCTTCAATGGTAAGCATGCACCACGGAGGCACGGAGTCTGGGCACGCAGGGGGCGGCGGGCTCGGATCCTCATGAAGGTGCCCGCGCCTGCCGCCCCCTGTGGCTTCCAGCCTGGCTGGAAGGGGCCTTCGGCCCACCCAGAAGGGAGAAACACGGAGGCCTCCGTGCCGCCTCCGTGGCCTCGGTGTCTCCGTGGTGGATCACTTTCGTTGATGGTTGTTTTCACGCGGGGTCAGGCCTCAGGGCGCGTCCGCAGGCCCTGGGCGTCGCGGAAGAGGCCCTGGATCTTCGGCAGATCTTCCTCCAGGCTGCCGCTCGGCTGGAAGAGTGGCATGAGGCGCACCACGTGCTCCTTGAAATCAAAGGCCACGGGCAGGATGGGCACCTGGGCGCCGGTGGCGATCTGGTAGAAGCCGGTGCGCCACTGGCTCACGCCCTTGCGGGTGCCCTCGGGGGCCAGGCCCAAGAGGAGGTGGGGGGTTGTCTCGAAGGCTTTCACGCAATCGCCCACCACGCCATGGCTGGCCCTGCGGTCCACGGGAATGCCGCCCAGCCATCGGAAGAGCCGTCGGAAGGGTGGCTTGAAGAGGGAGTGCTTGCCCAGCCAGGACACACGCAGATCCACGGCGAACATCAGGGCCACCCCCAGGGGGAAATCCCAGTTCGAGGTGTGCGGGGCCACGATGGCCACGTACCGCGTGGCTTCTGGGAAAGGGCCTTCGACCCGCCACCCGGCATGTTTCAAATAGGCGCGTCCCAGGAAGCGCCAGAACCAGCCGCGGTCCTGCCGCAGCGCGGCGGGGGGAATGGGGTACGGCTGGGGCGGGTTCAAGGGACGCTTCTCCAGAAGGTGCGAGGCCTTTAGGGTAGCCCGGCACGTTCCCGATGGCCCGGTGCGACACCTTTTTCATGAAAGTGGACCAGTGGTTTTTCTTCTGGAGCGGATCAGCGATGTGGGGCCTTCCTCCGCAAGGATGGTGGGCAGGGCGCGCTGAACGCCCCAGGGAGATGTCATGAAGCGCTTCATTCAAAGCCTTGTGTGCTGTGTGCTCGGATGGGGTGCCTTGATCCACTGTGGCGGTGGGGGCGGGAAGTCCAGCCCCGCTTCGGGCGGCACCAACCCGCCAGCCACCAATGCTCCAGCCATCGTCAGCTTCTCCGCGAGCCCTGCCAACATCACCGCGGGGGCCAGCAGCACGCTCTCCTGGACGGTTTCCGGCGCCACCAGCCTCAGCATCGACCATGGTGCGCCTGCCGCGAGCGGCGCGACCGGCACGGTTTCGGTGAGCCCCGCAGCCACCACCACGTACACCCTTACCGCCACGAACGGCGGAGGCAGCGTCACAGCCGCGACCACGGTCACCGTGGCGGGGACTTCCGCTGTCTCCGTCACCATCAACCCTTCCACGGCCACTGTGCAGGCCACCAAGACTCAGGCCTTCACGGCCACGGTAACGGGCAGCACGAACACTGCCGTCACCTGGAGCGTGCAGGAGGCCAGTGGCGGCGCCGTGGATGCCACGGGGCTCTACACCGCGCCCGCCACGCCCGGAACTTACCATGTGGTGGCGACCAGCGTGGCCGACACCTCCCAGAAGGCCACGGCCACAGTGACCGTGGCGACCGTGGTGGCCAAGGTGGTGTCGACCCCGGCCTTCAGTCTGGGCGGAGGTACCTACGGCACGGCCCAGACCGTGGCCATCAGCACCCTCACGGCTGGCGCGGCGATCTTCTACACCACGGATGGCAGCGCCCCCAGCGCCGCCTCCACCCGCTACACCACGCCCCTGGCTGTGTCGCAGACCACCACCCTGAAGGCCATCGCCACCCTGGCGGGCTGGACGGACAGCGCCGTGGCTTCGGCCACCTTCACCATCCAGCCGGGCACTGCTGCGCCCAAGCCCTGGGTGACCTGCTACGCGGCCGCTTGGGATTTCGGCAAGGGCGACTACATCAGCCCCGAGGGCGTGGACTACAAGGCCATGACCCACTTCGTTCTCTGCTACACCCTGGCCGGCGGGTACCCGGGCACGAAAACCCCTCAAGGCCAGATCGAAGGGATTCCCTCCATCATGCGGGGGGTTTACGGAAGCACCGCGCAGCCCTACACAACGAAGCAGGGACGCACCTATCCCTCGGCCGAAGAGGCCTATGTGGGTGAGGCGCATCGGGCCGGCGCCAAGGCCCTGTCCATGATCGGTGGAAGCGGCGACAACACCGGCATGCTGAATGCAGCCCAGGATGACACCCACCGGCCCGTGCTCATCAAGGCCATCGTGGATCGCCTGGTGCTGGCGGACTACGATGGCATCGATATTGATTGGGAGAATCACCTCCCATCGGATTGGAGCGTGGTGGCGCGCTTCCTCAGCGATCTGCGCACCGAGGCCAACAAACGCCCCCGCTACCAGGCGCCCCATGCCCCGGTGCTCATCACCTGGCCCGGGTACACGCTCTATCGTGGTTGGGACAACTCATCCAA
This sequence is a window from Geothrix sp. PMB-07. Protein-coding genes within it:
- a CDS encoding NAD(P)/FAD-dependent oxidoreductase, translating into MGPRRRILIIGGGLSGLLAAWHLQRRGLEVALWEASAAVGGWAQTLSWPGPEGEPGGLEQGPQGLLIRQGGALDRLARELSLSFLPSAPKGPRWLGKGGRRQLSPVTLAGLLHSRDLNLAAKLRLFAEPFIAKGDTADETLQDFFARRLGEGFARELLPALVAGVLAASPERIAVAALPRLRRLEAHGGLLLGALRLGPEHTQRPVGGTGSLAQALAASVGDVQTNQAVRALEALPDGRWRIVGEASSREADAVVLALPAPVAGGLLRDLAPRAAAWLEGIPQLNLQVWHSRHRLVPGWERGFSLLLHPPEGRGLLGVVSLAADDPRGVPGLLQLRTYLGGAFPVAPDLNHWPGVFAELRRWLPELPEPLQTRREDCPGAFPLLEPGHVQRVRQVVADLPPNLHWLGASRFGPGVPDLAEGIEDWALTLS
- a CDS encoding lysophospholipid acyltransferase family protein, yielding MNPPQPYPIPPAALRQDRGWFWRFLGRAYLKHAGWRVEGPFPEATRYVAIVAPHTSNWDFPLGVALMFAVDLRVSWLGKHSLFKPPFRRLFRWLGGIPVDRRASHGVVGDCVKAFETTPHLLLGLAPEGTRKGVSQWRTGFYQIATGAQVPILPVAFDFKEHVVRLMPLFQPSGSLEEDLPKIQGLFRDAQGLRTRPEA